ccgttttttaGGAGGTGGTAATTGCCAGAGGATACAGACCTACCTTGTAAGTGAAGGTAGCATACAAAGCAAAGTTCTGCTGGTCTTTCAAAGTCTTTGATTGCGGTGAGCAATTCTTTATTATACTCTTTTGTACTGTCTAATAATTATATTTGAGGGCTACAAATATAACAATCAACTGCTTAGAGCTAGAATGACAAAACATCTCTGCAATGATTTTGCAGTAATCTTCCAGTGCCCAACAACAGTCAATAAGCAAGAGGGTCTATGAATATGAAGACTCCTACCTGAAGAGCTTTTTTCCTCTTACAAAATGAGAACAAACCACAATTTCCACctgtgcagaaaatgaaaacttgcTTCAATTTTGCCTTCCCTATCAATTTGCACATGCTGGGAAATACAATACGCCTACTCTCATCTTACAAGAACAATTCTGTATGTGAACCAATCTTTTCtccttggaaaatatttttgaagtacTGAGATGTTTCCATAGTGATCCAGGTCTGGCCCAACTCGGATGAATTAAGGCTGCTGTTATACTAAGTGGAACACTTCCACTGAAAAGataacaaaacccaacaacactGTTCCTAACTTTACTCTCCTTGAGCTACAGCAGAATTTCTTTTTAGATGCTGGAACTGTGGGCTAAGAATAGAACTCTTATTAGCTGCCAGAAATAACCTCATTGTTCAACAGAGCAACATTTCAAGAAAACTTTTCAATTcatgtctgtctgtcctgttACTGCAGGAAACTGATGTATTTCCCTTACTAAGCTTAGGAGGTTTCAGCTTGGGGCTAATTAGGTAAGTCACCCTGCTTTTCCATCAGTACAGAGGGAGGGGCACACCTTCAAACCAAAACCATCTGACATCAGTAACAGTAACCCAAGGAAAAACTCACTTAGCTCTGTTACAGGGAGCAAACAAGATGTGATACAGCCTTGAATAAagcaggttttgttttattcaacAGACGTTTTCATAAAACATCTCttaaaaaacagcaagaaaacaaaagaatttaaaattaattaaaaggaaCAAGACCTTATTATATAATGACTGTAGAATGATGGGTTGTACTAAACCTTCCCCTGATGCTGGCTTACGCTTGGATCACTCTTTGAGGGTGATGTACCCAACAACACCAGAatccaaaacaaaccagaattTACACTATTGTCTGCAACAGCAGTTCAAAAATCATGCACCAAACTATGTGGatccttttggatttttttttatgcttttctttcctccactTATAAAGcaagtacaaaaatatttgccctgttaattcatttaaaaaaaaaacaaaacgcTATGAAAGATCAAGAAGTGCTGAATTTCTATGGCAAAAGGGACCATGTAGGTATTTTAGGCTATCCAGTCTTGGGAGGAAGTAACATTTTTTGCTGTAGCTTCTATAGCATTGAATCCCCCAGACCACCAACCAGTGCTTACCTCTTTCTGACTACAGAGGATTTAGCTTCATACCTGTAGCCTCTGTGTTCCtcttaaaatacataaaaacaaccaaaactaGATTGTCCCATGAGAAAAAGGAGTATCACCTGAGACAAAGTAGGGAAtatgaacagagaaaaatatttttagtaagTTTTACAAAAAATCAACTTACTTAGTAAGCCTTGCAATATGCCAATTCAGTTTCATGTAAGCATCACTAGAAGCCAGCCATTAACCTTTGGAATTCTAGCACTGCCTGTGTCCTGTTTCCAGCAGCATGGCTTCGAGTAGCAGCATGCTGCTGTTCTCAATGTAAGGCTGGTACAACCACGATGATAAATACACCATCATCAGATCCTGGTCAGCAGAATGAGCAATGTCTTGCACAATTGTTTGCTTGAGTTGTAGTTCCTTCTTGTACATTTCAGACAGCTTCAGAGAAACCTCATCTGAAATGGATAGAAAAATCAAGCACATTGATCAGAACATTTCAGCAAGTCTCTAAAAGCTAAATTATACATGTAATATGTGgatcattaaaaaaacctacCTTACATAATCTATTCCCCAAATCTAGCCATCTTTTTCTAGCATTAATGATGTTTTTACATTAGAATATAAAATGCTAAACAATTTCCTCAGCTTTGAGATGTATTTTACACACTGCTGATTTTGACATGAGTCTGCATTTAACTATAGAATAAGCAGTGGTATTGGTTCTCAGGACCCACTGTAAAATTATCAATTACAGCTATTCCTTAAATAactgaaatttgattttaaaatttggcaATGCTATCCTGCAATACAAGCTTCACATTTTAGAATTGCTCTTGATTTTAGCTAGTCTTAAGGATGCCCTCAGGCTGTCATGCACTTCAGCAATGCATGATCACCCATAAGTAATATCAGTAATgaaaaacaacagtaaaaaaCACCTCAACAGATCAAACCTGAAGGGTTTGTTGTAAAAACTGTTACTAGCTATGTTAGTAAAACTGCTAAGGGGGTCAAAATGCATCTGTAATCTTTCATTGTGTGAATCCTTAAAAAATAACCacacaaagtatttttaaagagagaCTGATCTTGTGCTTCTAACTTAGCCTGAACTATCACTGCCTTCAGAAGGATTTAGTCTTTCATGCAGTAGACAGCATCATTAAATGATTCAGTCACAATGGGTGTTTTGACAGCAGTTGTCTTTGTCATTCTTTTAAGCTGGCAGAAACTAATACATAAGATTCCTGCTAAATTGTGGTAGTGAAGTAAGAAGCAGAGCTTCACAGAGGTATGAGTTTCACTTCACAAAGAAGGCAGTTGGTTTGCATGCAATCAGGCTTCTCTTGAATTCAGACAGTTTTAAAACTGGGGTAATTCCAGTTGGGAGGCAGTGCCTTTTGCCATCAAGTGAATGCGAAAAGATTAACAGTAGAGTGTAACATTTCTTTACTTGTCTTGATTGACACTGAGATCAGAGGTATTTTTCCTTGGCTGCTTGAGAATTAACTGAGGTATAGCTTGCTCTTTGCATTCAAGGATTTAATTTCAGTGTCAAGTAACAAGTCAAGTAGTTAAGCCTGCAGCTTAACACCAGCAAGCTGCAAATACATCTCTGCCTGCAGAGGATGTGGCTGTTGCAGCTTGGACACTGTAAGCTGCTGACAAATTTAGTTCTGTGCTGTAATTGCTGCATGTCAGAGAATGCTTGGCAGTCATCAGCAGTAACCCTAAACCAAGTGGTGCATTCATGTGTTTATTGATTAGTCAATTGTAAAGGAGACAGCATTCTTTCCCTCTCAGGCAAGACATCTAGATAACAGGTCTTATTTTTCAGTCATAAATTAGATGACACTGATGACATAATGTAATTAGCTAAGTTAATCAATATTTTACTTACAGAAGTATGGTGTGGGCCACGTATGAAAGAAGGGTGCTGTGCAATTCCCAGCTCCATGGTGGAATGTTTCCAAGTCACAGATTGCTTTAGTAGTCGAAGTaagcttttccattttcagttgtatttttgtctgaaaatgaTGAACGTGGAACGTTAATGAATGTCTCAGGAATATTAGGCTACTATAAtcttaagcatttttttaaaaacacactcTTTATGAAGGCTATTTAATATTAACATTTCAAACTCACATTTTTTAACTCCAGACAGGAATCAAAACTGGAATCTACATAAACATTTAATAAGCCATACCCTGAAATTTTGAACACTGCAGATATGACTCTGTTTTGGACATTCTTTTGTTTCCCACATGTAGAAATATACTAAAGCCCTCTCATTTTTTCACCTCCCTAGCTTTTCCTACAGCAATTTAACACCGGTGAAAAATATCACAGAGGTATAGCACAAGCCCTATCAAGATATTTTATTACATTACCATATGTCTAATTTCAAAAGATCAGCAGCAGGTGAGAAAAGCAGCTCAAGCTACTACTGACAATATATCTAGGCTGATCTAACAGCTTGCGTCAAAAAATAGGTCATTCCATTCACTTCCTTCATGTTCATCTGACTTTGTGCATTTGGGTATGAAAATGTACACCAAAATGAAGCTTGCAGGCAGTATCTTTACATCAAGCAGCTAAACCACAGATACATCTATGAACCTGTAAGCTCTATAAATTcccaagaaatgaaaaataaattaggtcATAGCACCTATGTTTAGTATCCAATCTAACACTGGTTGCTTGGACTCCTGTTACACAGGTAGAGTAGAAACTTTCATCAATGCATTTCTAGTCTGAATACAGAAgtatatcaggaaaaaaagaaaagaacatccCCACGTTTTCCCCACAGAACAAAATCTGAGGGAAATCTAGCCAGtttcctgcttttcctaaaTACTGGAGGACTGCATCCTGTCTATATGAAAAAGCAGATCTACCACGCTTTTAATGGGCCTCCGCTTTGGCAAAAGGCtgtaaaagttattttttgtAAGAATTTTGAATTACAGtatctggcagaaaaaaaatcatttgctTCCTGTCAAACTGACAGGTGACATTAGTTCCTAGCAAGGTATCCAGAAAAAAAGGTGGGTTACATAATAATTATCTTACACCACTCTCCAAAGAAGGAGATCTGCACAGCAAATACAGGTAGGCAGGCTAAAAATATGACTGCACTATGTCTGATCAAAGACAGCTGCAAGGATATGATGGCAGGTAAAGCACTGCTTTATGCTTTGCAGTTTCTTTTGTTCTAAACAGAGGGAATATCCAGgatgagaaacagaaaacaggtGCAGCTTTGGAATGCATTTTTTGTACAATTTGTTTCCAGATCACTTTATAAAGGGGGGAGTAGAACTATAAACTGACAGAGAGACGTAAAACCAACTTTCAAATTTACCAATCAATCAAATGGTGCACTCTGGATTTATagtaatttaggttggaagcTAAAGAATTGTGAATGAAAATACCAATTTTCTGTCTACAATAAATACTTCAGGACATTTCCTTGTTACTTGAGCACACTTGAAATTGATTCTTATCGACTAAATCTGAAAAATTAGTATTACCATATGCTTTAAGGTCTCAAGTAATTCTGCACAGCAATTGTCCAGCTCTTCATTGTATTTTGGGGTTGGCTTTTCAGATTCTGTGGCACTATTATCACAGGCTATCTCCAGCTTGTTGTATTGAAATCTAAAATAGAAACATGACATAATGTAAACAACTACATATAGGTTTACTCAAGCAGTGCAGATAAAATCCTTGTGGTCTGACCCAACAAAATCTTTCACTCACAGATTGTTCATGAGAATTCCTACATAAAAATAGCACAAAACATGGCTGGCCATGTGAGCAAATGGGGCTAATACCATAatcttcagagaaaaacagaactaCTCTACCTTAGAACATGTGCTTGAAAAAGCATTTGCAGGTGTTACGATAAcactttttccccctctttacCTTGCCCCTGTGCTGGAGGTTGTTCTCTCCTCATTGACAAGGTACCTCCAGGATTCAGCTACTCTGCAGGACAATCTGGTGCCTCACCACAAACTTCCCTTTGTGCAAATTTAAGACATTTAtctgtgaccccagagcagaCAATGTACAGACACCTGCCCTGTCTGGCAGACTTTCCCACCCCAGCTGTAAACTTAGAtcaaagacagagagagagctgctaaagagaaaaagcaacatCTGGCACCATTACAGCAAAATATTCCTCAGCTTGTACCTGTCAGAACCCTGTCAGACAAACCCTCTTCAGCTGTCAGGACTCTGGAAAAGCTGTTCAAAGCCCTGCTAGCTAAGGTTTTTCATTacagcatgaaaataaaagctctaCCAAAGCAGCgttttttcagtggtttttggtttttttggtttttttttaatggtggtTGCGGCGTGGTATTTTTGTTGGTTCTTCATTGCTTTTGTTTCAAATCATCACTGTTAAAACTTTTTGTCTGTAGAAATCACTGATTCTTTCTTAAAATCTGAACTTTTGACTTGAGTTTTTTACACCTCACTGTAAAATATGCAAGAGAATAAAGCAACTCATATGGGCTGAGATTTATAGAATTAGATTTTAACTTGGTACATTGTATAAGTATTGAAAATATGTTACATTTGactatgtaaaataaatatttcccatttcttGCAAATATCATTACTATATGAGACATTATTTGAATGCAAATAGTTTATGTAACCAAAAAATGCAATTGCTGAGTCTGATCTAAGAGCTACCTTATCCACTGTGACATGCTCTTTTCCCATCCCCCAAAGAACTTTCTAGTGAAGGAAGCAGATTAATCTCTTAATAAAAACAATCTTTATGCTATCTTTATTCATGTGTATTAGGATACTTACTGCTCACTGATCCTCATGTTGACTATTTTGTTTGCTGTAGTAAATCCATTATCATTCAGTCTCTCCCATTTCATCATTAAATTATGCCAGTCTGCTGCattatctttaatttttcttgcacTGACAGATAAAACAGGCCTTCTTGGAGTACTATCAGGAGGACTTTTGGCTGtatgagaaaataaagatattGAAGCCATTTAAAGCATACAGAAACAAATCAGTGTCCAGCAGCCATTTGTGTGAAGGATTTCCTTGCTTTACTGGTAAATATTGATTAAAGTAAACTGGAATTTACATTAACTGTCTTTGGTCACAAAATCTAATCCTTCATCTATTGCTATTTGCAAGAAAACCATGTTATTAAACAAATGCAAGCACATTCTGAGAAGTTGCAGAATGCACAGCAGTGGCTTTGTAGTGCTGGCAGATTTAGCAGTCGTGTGACATCAAATGCCAGTCAGATGCTAATGCAGAGTACCACAGAGAGAAAtca
This genomic stretch from Cinclus cinclus chromosome 6, bCinCin1.1, whole genome shotgun sequence harbors:
- the CINP gene encoding cyclin-dependent kinase 2-interacting protein isoform X1, with protein sequence MAAKSPPDSTPRRPVLSVSARKIKDNAADWHNLMMKWERLNDNGFTTANKIVNMRISEQFQYNKLEIACDNSATESEKPTPKYNEELDNCCAELLETLKHMTKIQLKMEKLTSTTKAICDLETFHHGAGNCTAPFFHTWPTPYFYEVSLKLSEMYKKELQLKQTIVQDIAHSADQDLMMVYLSSWLYQPYIENSSMLLLEAMLLETGHRQC
- the CINP gene encoding cyclin-dependent kinase 2-interacting protein isoform X2, with amino-acid sequence MMKWERLNDNGFTTANKIVNMRISEQFQYNKLEIACDNSATESEKPTPKYNEELDNCCAELLETLKHMTKIQLKMEKLTSTTKAICDLETFHHGAGNCTAPFFHTWPTPYFYEVSLKLSEMYKKELQLKQTIVQDIAHSADQDLMMVYLSSWLYQPYIENSSMLLLEAMLLETGHRQC